In Gopherus flavomarginatus isolate rGopFla2 chromosome 1, rGopFla2.mat.asm, whole genome shotgun sequence, a single genomic region encodes these proteins:
- the C1H21orf62 gene encoding uncharacterized protein C21orf62 homolog codes for MPGSVMSVSCHKHHFLLVGVLGFCLNSFVRGQKNNTLIFTKENTIRNCSCSADIHDCDYSLANLMCSCKTILPYTIERASYHSDLTIWFTDTTVLGMLLNFTVVHYLKLSLCGPTPLPREYLAILGLQKLQINSEVEGQFLEQNLTIYNSGDNEMRDKLKVLHKDRQMFLYISVLDTSLFNRYSLLKSYSVENVSSITDHFPSLPYSDIFSTINNKSYVVTFIY; via the coding sequence ATGCCGGGAAGTGTGATGTCAGTATCCTGCCATAAGCACCATTTCCTTTTGGTTGGCGTTCTTGGTTTCTGTCTTAACAGTTTTGTGAGAGGTCAGAAGAACAACACTCTGATTTTCACCAAGGAAAATACAATTCGCAACTGCAGCTGTTCTGCTGATATCCATGACTGTGACTACAGCTTGGCAAACCTCATGTGCAGTTGCAAAACCATCTTGCCTTATACAATTGAGAGAGCCAGCTACCACAGTGACCTAACAATTTGGTTCACAGATACAACTGTGCTTGGAATGCTGTTGAACTTTACAGTGGTGCACTACCTGAAGCTTTCGCTCTGTGGCCCCACTCCTCTACCAAGAGAATACCTGGCCATTTTGGGATTGCAAAAGCTGCAAATAAACAGTGAGGTTGAGGGCCAGTTTCTGGAGCAAAATTTAACAATCTACAATAGTGGTGACAATGAGATGAGAGACAAACTGAAGGTGCTACACAAAGACAGGCAAATGTTTTTGTATATTTCTGTCTTGGATACATCTCTTTTCAACAGGTATTCTTTACTGAAGTCCTACAGTGTGGAAAATGTCTCCAGCATTACAGACCACTTTCCAAGTCTCCCATATTCTGATATATTTTCAACTATTAATAACAAAAGCTATGTTGTAACATTCATTTACTGA